The proteins below come from a single Lates calcarifer isolate ASB-BC8 linkage group LG11, TLL_Latcal_v3, whole genome shotgun sequence genomic window:
- the ddx39ab gene encoding DEAD (Asp-Glu-Ala-Asp) box polypeptide 39Ab yields MAENDVDNELLDYEEDEEPQGAPESAAPAGKKEVKGSYVSIHSSGFRDFLLKPELLRAIIDCGFEHPSEVQHECIPQAILSMDILCQAKSGMGKTAVFVLATLQQIEPVDGQVSVLVMCHTRELAFQISKEYERFSKYMPTVKAAVFFGGLAIKKDEEVLKKNCPHIVVGTPGRILALIRNKSLSLKNVKHFVLDECDKMLEQLDMRRDVQEIFRITPHEKQVMMFSATLSKEIRPVCRKFMQDPMEVFVDDETKLTLHGLQQYYCKLKDSEKNRKLFDLLDVLEFNQVVIFVKSVQRCIALSQLLVEQNFPAIAIHRGMAQEERLSRYQQFKDFQRRILVATNLFGRGMDIERVNIVFNYDMPEDSDTYLHRVARAGRFGTKGLAITFVSDETDAKTLNDVQDRFEVNVAELPDEIDISSYIEQSR; encoded by the exons ATGGCCGAGAATGATGTTGATAACGAGCTGCTCGATTACGAAGAAGATGAAGAGCCGCAAGGAGCCCCTGAGAGCGCAGCCCCTGCAGGCAAGAAGGAGGTGAAGGGTTCTTACGTTTCCATCCACAGCTCTGGCTTCAGGGATTTCCTGCTCAAACCAGAACTGCTCCGTGCCATCATTGACTGTGGTTTTGAGCATCCGTCTGAAG TCCAGCATGAATGCATCCCACAAGCTATCCTGAGTATGGACATCCTGTGCCAAGCCAAATCTGGTATGGGGAAGACAGCTGTGTTTGTACTGGCCACACTGCAACAGATTGAACCGGTTGACGGACAG GTGTCTGTATTAGTCATGTGCCACACACGAGAGCTGGCTTTCCAGATCAGTAAAGAGTATGAGCGTTTCTCCAAGTACATGCCcacagtaaaagcagcagtgttCTTTGGTGGCCTGGCCATCAAGAAAGACGAGGAGGTCTTGAAAAAGAACTGCCCTCACATTGTCGTCGGAACGCCGGGCCGTATCCTCGCCCTCATCCGGAACAAGTCCCTCAGTCTCAAGAACGTGAAGCATTTTGTCCTGGATGAGTGTGACAAAATGTTGGAGCAGCTAG ACATGAGGCGTGATGTACAGGAGATCTTCAGGATCACACCCCATGAGAAGCAGGTCATGATGTTCAGTGCAACTTTGAGCAAGGAGATCCGACCAGTCTGCCGCAAATTCATGCAGGAT CCCATGGAAGTATTTGTGGATGATGAGACCAAACTTACACTCCACGGCCTGCAACAGTACTACTGCAAGCTGAAGGACAGCGAGAAGAACCGCAAGCTCTTTGACCTCCTTGATGTTTTGGAGTTCAACCAG GTGGTGATCTTTGTCAAGTCAGTCCAGCGCTGCATCGCTCTGTCCCAGCTTCTGGTGGAACAAAATTTCCCTGCCATTGCCATCCACAGGGGAATGGCtcaggaggagag ACTGTCTCGCTATCAGCAATTCAAGGACTTCCAAAGGCGGATCTTGGTGGCGACTAACCTTTTTGGCAGGGGGATGGACATTGAGCGAGTCAATATCGTCTTCAACTACGACATGCCAGAAGATTCTGACACCTATCTGCACAGG GTCGCCCGTGCTGGTAGGTTTGGGACCAAAGGCCTGGCTATAACCTTTGTGTCTGACGAGACCGATGCCAAGACTCTGAACGATGTGCAGGACCGCTTTGAGGTCAACGTGGCTGAGCTGCCTGATGAGATTGACATCTCCTCTTACA TCGAGCAGTCCAGATGA
- the si:ch211-106h11.1 gene encoding LOW QUALITY PROTEIN: volume-regulated anion channel subunit LRRC8D (The sequence of the model RefSeq protein was modified relative to this genomic sequence to represent the inferred CDS: deleted 6 bases in 4 codons) has product MFSLSELAPLNQHQNRSKLLKPWWEVFMDYLVVLMLMTSVLACTEQLSRDRVVCIPLDPLVKANTSNHSSSAGGNVALTPLSKPQTHIPRDISPNLHSTPRGRRTHLVYQQYIYISQVCYHEALPLCSRFFPYMALLQSLVLVASGSFWLHFPHTSARIEHFLAILAKCCESPWTSQALSHAAQQENIQEEEVERRPPQPPTSSSSPPVTRTRRSSIDSGTDSPFLKRSESVSSAIPPSPCPSTLSCNSTMSSVSLGSGVHFPGSNTTVMADNPRQVISLDKSDGEQARALFERVRKFRSHCESSAVIYKVYLAQTIFKLLMVTLIVSYTIPLLSNLSFTHTCHPEEQALLGYTTFECIHVLSSLLRKLMVAYLSLLGLYGLLNFYTLSWILHSSLRQYSFHSLKDLSSLRDVPDLSNDLAFLLHMSDQYDPLLAQRLSVFLSPVSESRLLEESLERRWGEEKLRAMTSVDADGCSRLHLVALPRLPPALFTLSQLQILKLELITDAKFTAQVANMTSLRELHLYHCTAAVDPSALGVLQERLEILHLTFTQASEIPSWVFSLRSLHELHLSGRLSSEGGVGRSWALGSLRQLRHLRVLVIRGMLQRIPGELCEVTGSLVRLEIYNEGTRLLVLTGLKRMVDLTELLLQDCQLERLPSALLALTKLRTLDLQHNNLRTLEELLSLAHLRRLSCLRLAYNRVLALPASVGVLRGLELLDLSNNHLQNLPPALFTLLRLRRLLLPGNLLEELPAEIKALKLLTELDLSGNRLESLPPELFSGCLELRILNVAHTSLSSLPMGIAALSQLCRLDLRSNSLEELPAQLGCCSGLHGGGLLVEDWSVAFFAPHVRDFLSRSCPTSGVYTDGPSRPESDSFPYFSPTQWSFSSALESQI; this is encoded by the exons atgttttctctgtcagagcTGGCGCCTCTGAACCAGCATCAGAACAGGTCTAAATTGTTGAAGCCCTGGTGGGAGGTCTTCATGGACTACCTGGTTGTCCTGATGCTGATGACGTCCGTTCTGGCTTGCACTGAGCAGCTGTCCAGGGACCGAGTGGTGTGCATTCCCTTGGATCCTCTTGTCAAGGCAAATACTAGCAATCACAGTTCCTCAGCTGGTGGCAATGTAGCATTGACTCCATTGTCAAAGCCCCAAACACACATTCCACGGGACATCAGCCCAAATCTTCATTCTACACCCCGGGGTCGACGTACTCATCTGGTCTACCAGCAGTACATTTACATTAGCCAG GTGTGCTACCATGAGGCTTTGCCTTTGTGCTCCCGTTTCTTTCCCTACATGGCCTTGCTGCAGTCTCTAGTGCTGGTAGCCAGCGGCTCCTTCTGGCTGCACTTCCCCCACACCTCTGCCCGCATAGAGCACTTCCTGGCCATCTTAGCAAAGTGCTGCGAGTCACCCTGGACATCTCAAGCTCTGTCCCATGCTGCACAGCAGGAGAACATCcaagaggaagaggtggagagacGACCACCACAACCTCCTACCTCCTCATCTTCACCCCCAGTGACTCGTACAAGACGTTCAAGCATAGACTCAGGCACAGACAGCCCATTCTTAAAAAGGTCAGAGAGCGTGTCCTCTGCCATACCTCCCTCCCCATGTCCTTCCACACTCTCCTGTAACTCCACCATGTCATCTGTATCTCTCGGCTCCGGGGTGCACTTTCCTGGTTCAAACACAACAGTCATGGCTGATAATCCCAGGCAGGTAATCAGTCTGGATAAAAGTGATGGGGAACAGGCCAGGGCGCTGTTTGAAAGGGTCAGGAAATTTCGGTCCCACTGTGAAAGCTCAGCTGTCATTTATAAG GTCTACTTGGCTCAGACGATATTCAAATTGCTAATGGTAACGCTGATCGTGAGTTACACCATCCCTCTTCTCAGCAACTTATCCTTCACCCACACCTGTCACCCTGAGGAGCAGGCTCTGCTGGGCTACACTACCTTTGAGTGTATCCATGTGCTCTCCTCACTTCTACGCAAACTGATGGTAGCCTATCTGAGCCTGCTGGGGCTGTATGGCCTGCTCAACTTTTACACCCTCAGCTGGATTTTACACAG CTCTTTACGACAGTATTCCTTCCATTCACTGAAGGACTTGAGCTCCCTGAGAGATGTTCCAGACCTGAGCAATGACCTGGCCTTTCTTCTACACATGTCAGACCAGTATGACCCTTTGCTGGCCCAGCGCCTGTCCGTGTTTTTGTCTCCAGTCAGTGAAAGCAGACTGCTGGAGGAAAGCTTGGAGAGGCGCTGGGGGGAAGAGAAGCTACGTGCAATGACCAGTGTGGACGCAGACGGTTGCTCCAGACTGCATCTGGTGGCCCTGCCCCGCCTCCCTCCAGCCCTCTTCACCCTCAGCCAGCTTCAGATCCTCAAACTGGAGCTCATCACAGATGCCAAGTTTACTGCACAGGTAGCCAACATGACCTCACTCAG AGAGCTCCACCTCTACCACTGCACAGCAGCTGTGGATCCCAGTGCACTTGGAGTCCTCCAGGAACGTCTGGAGATCCTCCACCTCACCTTTACTCAGGCATCAGAGATCCCCAGCTGGGTCTTCTCTCTCCGCAGCCTACATGAGCTCCACCTTTCTGGTCGCCTGAGCAGTGAGGGTGGAGTGGGCCGCAGCTGGGCACTGGGGAGCCTCCGCCAATTGCGTCACCTCCGTGTACTGGTGATTCGAGGCATGTTACAGCGAATCCCTGGGGAGCTGTGTGAGGTGACAGGCAGCTTGGTGAGGTTGGAGATCTACAATGAGGGCACCAGGCTGCTTGTACTGACGGGACTGAAGCGAATGGTTGAC ttgacagagctgctgctgcaggactgCCAGCTGGAGCGTCTGCCTTCTGCACTGCTGGCTCTGACCAAGCTGCGGACACTTGACCTGCAGCACAATAACTTGAGAACTCTGGAGGAGCTGCTTAGTCTGGCTCATCTGCGGCGTCTTTCTTGCCTCAGACTTGCCTATAACCGTGTTCTA GCGCTGCCAGCCAGTGTTGGGGTGCTTCGAGGCCTAGAGCTCCTGGATCTGTCCAACAACCACCTCCAGAACCTTCCCCCAGCTCTCTTTACCCTTCTCCGCCTTCGTAGGCTCCTGCTGCCTGGCAACCTGCTAGAAGAGCTGCCTGCAGAGATAAAGGCACTGAAGCTCCTAACAGAGCTAGACCTCAGTGGGAACAGGCTGGAGAGCCTGCCCCCTGAGCTATTCAGTGGCTGCTTGGAGCTGCGCATCCTGAATGTGGCTCAC ACTTCTCTAAGCTCGTTACCCATGGGGATCGCAGCTCTAAGCCAGTTGTGTAGGTTGGACTTACGCAGTAACAGTCTGGAGGAGCTGCCTGCTCAGCTGGGCTGCTGCTCAGGGCTACATGGAGGTGGTCTCCTGGTGGAGGACTGGTCTGTTGCTTTCTTTGCC CCCCATGTCAGAGACTTCCTGAGTCGGTCTTGCCCCACCTCTGGTGTATATACAGATGGTCCCTCTCGACCAGAGTCTGACAGTTTCCCATACTTCTCTCCGACACAGTGGAGCTTCTCTTCTGCTCTGGAATCACAGATATAA